The bacterium genome segment ATGAGGATTGCGATTTTGATTCAGCAGACATTGCTCTGTGGTCAGCAATGTTCCTTTGCCGTTCACATCGATGGAACCACCTTCCAGCACAATCCCGGGTTGCACGAGAGGTTGCTGGAGAATCCTGGCAGCATGCTGTGGCACAGCATCATCCTGATCCCATGGCGGATATTTGCCTCCCCACGAATTGAAGATCCAATCGGTGATCACAGGATTGCCATCCGGATCACGGACATAGATCGGACCAAAATCGCGCGTCCAGGAAGAATCGGTTCGGATGTGCAGGAATCTCACGCGATCCAGCACCACGGAAGTAATGCCATTCTCCTTCAGCACCATGCGCGCAAATTCTTCCATATCTGCGTCATTGACACAGAGGAAAACATCTTCACTCGTTACGAGAGCACGAATGATTTCCGCGTAGACGCGCGGAATAGGAGCAAAATTCCCTGGCCAGTGATCCTCGTTATGAGGCCACGCAAGCCAGGTTCCTTCATGCGGTTCCCACTCTGCCGGCATCCTGAACATATCGGTAGATTACCTGGATTGCTCGTATCGGATTCTGCGAGATTCGAGAAAAGGCCAATCTTTCTTTTTCTGATCAATCACACTCATGTCGCATTCCGCGATCAGATTCGCTTCCGTATCTGATGGTCCGAGTACAAGCACGCGTCCATACGGATCGCTGACAAAAGAGCTGCCCCAAAAATTCAAAGTGTCTTGAACTCCGACTCTGTTTACTGCGGCAACAAAACAATTGTTCGCTATTCCATGCGCAATTTGGATCGTTTTCCACATATTGTTTTCCGCACGATTCAACTCTTCGCTTCTTTGAAATTCCGGCCACCCAATCGCAGTTGGATAGAAGAGGATTTCCGCGCCTTGCTCCGCTTCCATTCGCGCTCCTTCCGGAAACCACTGGTCGAAACAAA includes the following:
- a CDS encoding agmatine deiminase family protein, whose product is MFRMPAEWEPHEGTWLAWPHNEDHWPGNFAPIPRVYAEIIRALVTSEDVFLCVNDADMEEFARMVLKENGITSVVLDRVRFLHIRTDSSWTRDFGPIYVRDPDGNPVITDWIFNSWGGKYPPWDQDDAVPQHAARILQQPLVQPGIVLEGGSIDVNGKGTLLTTEQCLLNQNRNPHLNREQIEDFLRKFLGATNILWLKEGIIGDDTDGHIDDIARFVDPRTVVCVLEENESDENYKILKSNHEALQQMHDQDGSPLNVIPLPMPDPVVYEGNRLPASYANFYIANRVIMVPTFRCRQDQYALATLRNLFPFREVIGIDCVDLVWGLGTLHCSTQQQTLLIK